Proteins encoded within one genomic window of Felis catus isolate Fca126 chromosome C1, F.catus_Fca126_mat1.0, whole genome shotgun sequence:
- the ACTL8 gene encoding actin-like protein 8, with amino-acid sequence MAARTIIIDHGSGFLKAGLSGWNEPQMVFPSIVNYIPCRENPGPSYARRRVSLGIDICHPDTFSYPIQRGRVLNWEGVEHIWSFVLEKHRREHEGSPVMVTECPLREPADRQKTLEIMFELLDVPSVLLADQLEMSLYASGLLTGVVVDSGYGLTRVQPFHLGRPLQPGGKTLEFAGQDLAAYLFKSLFKEDCNRHNLFQLETVATTQMSKCYVPQNLGEALDFRQSLPSGSDDSNAYQLPDGTRVELTPMQRLAPEMFFSPQVFDLQGPGISQAVVDAILACEASMHPLLTSHVMACGGNTLYPGFTKRLYKELMTDHFSSSKATMWVGSNRNFSVWLGASVVAHLSTYRSEWMTKEEYEEGLRL; translated from the exons ATGGCCGCGAGAACCATTATCATCGACCACGGGTCTGGCTTTCTGAAGGCTGGCTTGTCTGGGTGGAACGAGCCCCAGATGGTCTTCCCGAGCATCGTGAACTACATCCCGTGCAGGGAGAACCCCGGCCCCAGCTATGCCCGAAGGCGCGTGAGTCTGGGCATCGACATTTGCCACCCTGATACCTTCAGCTACCCCATCCAGCGTGGCCGCGTCCTCAACTGGGAAGGCGTGGAGCACATCTGGTCATTTGTCCTGGAGAAACACAGGCGGGAGCATGAGGGCTCCCCCGTGATGGTCACAGAGTGCCCTCTGAGGGAGCCTGCGGACCGACAGAAGACCCTGGAG ATTATGTTTGAGTTACTGGATGTGCCGTCCGTACTCCTGGCCGACCAGCTGGAGATGTCCCTGTACGCCTCGGGCCTCCTGACCGGCGTGGTGGTCGATTCTGGCTACGGCCTGACCCGCGTGCAGCCCTTCCATCTGGGCCGCCCCTTACAGCCCGGCGGCAAGACGCTGGAGTTCGCGGGCCAGGATCTGGCGGCCTATCTCTTCAAGAGCCTCTTTAAGGAGGATTGCAATCGCCACAACCTGTTTCAGCTGGAAACGGTGGCCACCACACAGATGAGCAAGTGCTATGTGCCGCAGAACCTGGGGGAGGCGCTCGACTTCCGCCAGAGCCTGCCGAGCGGCTCGGACGACAGCAACGCCTACCAGCTCCCCGACGGCACCCGCGTGGAGCTGACCCCCATGCAGCGGCTGGCCCCCGAGATGTTCTTCAGCCCCCAGGTGTTCGACCTGCAAGGGCCCGGCATCTCCCAGGCCGTGGTGGATGCCATCCTGGCCTGCGAGGCCTCCATGCACCCGCTGCTCACCTCCCACGTGATGGCCTGCGGGGGCAACACCCTGTACCCCGGCTTCACCAAGCGCCTTTACAAGGAGCTGATGACAGATCATTTCTCCTCCTCCAAGGCCACCATGTGGGTGGGTTCCAACAGAAACTTCAGCGTCTGGCTGGGAGCGTCCGTGGTGGCCCATCTGTCTACCTACAGGTCCGAGTGGATGACCAAGGAGGAGTATGAGGAGGGTCTCAGGCTGTGA